A part of Ignavibacteriales bacterium genomic DNA contains:
- a CDS encoding DUF1579 domain-containing protein — MKTRSLFAALFLFVGFNSFSFAQDEDMMKAWQEFMTPGPMHKMMSGMVGEWNTEMKMWMDPSQPPTESKGKMKYEAIMDGRYFLGKFEGEYTGMPFHGMEITGYDNAKKKFFSTWIDNFGTGIMMLEGTMDEATRTITYRGTSTDPTGKEMRVKEIMKHIDDDHEFMEMYMEQDGKEMKTMEMHARRVK, encoded by the coding sequence ATGAAAACTCGTTCTTTGTTCGCAGCACTGTTTTTGTTTGTCGGCTTTAACAGTTTTTCATTCGCACAAGATGAAGATATGATGAAAGCCTGGCAGGAATTTATGACTCCCGGTCCAATGCACAAAATGATGTCGGGAATGGTGGGGGAGTGGAATACCGAAATGAAAATGTGGATGGATCCTTCACAGCCGCCTACCGAATCTAAAGGCAAGATGAAGTACGAAGCTATTATGGATGGAAGATATTTCCTCGGTAAATTTGAAGGTGAATATACAGGTATGCCTTTCCACGGTATGGAAATTACCGGTTACGATAATGCGAAGAAAAAATTCTTCTCAACGTGGATTGATAATTTCGGGACAGGCATCATGATGCTTGAAGGGACTATGGATGAAGCAACTCGAACAATTACTTATCGAGGCACATCTACAGATCCAACTGGAAAAGAGATGAGGGTAAAGGAAATCATGAAACACATTGATGACGATCATGAATTTATGGAAATGTACATGGAACAGGATGGTAAAGAAATGAAAACCATGGAAATGCATGCAAGGCGTGTGAAATAA
- a CDS encoding HigA family addiction module antidote protein — protein sequence MSLKKKISPVHPGEILLEEFLIPMGISQYRLAKDLNVTPTRINEIVLGKRTITAETALRLSHYFGLSERFWLNLQLKYNLEIEKDILKDRIVREVRRYAAT from the coding sequence ATGAGCCTTAAAAAGAAAATATCACCTGTTCATCCTGGAGAAATTTTGTTAGAAGAATTTCTTATTCCAATGGGGATAAGTCAGTATCGTTTAGCAAAGGATTTAAATGTTACCCCAACCAGGATTAATGAAATTGTTCTTGGCAAAAGAACTATTACAGCGGAGACAGCACTCCGGTTATCCCACTACTTTGGTTTATCGGAAAGATTTTGGCTGAACTTGCAACTAAAATATAATTTGGAGATAGAGAAGGATATTTTAAAAGATCGGATTGTTCGTGAAGTTCGCCGTTATGCAGCAACTTAG
- a CDS encoding type II toxin-antitoxin system RelE/ParE family toxin has protein sequence MIKSFADKNTELVFNRNFMKGFPISLNRSAYKKLLLIDAAERLSDLKIPPGNRLEKLSGELAAKYSIRINEQWRIVFQWKENSAHQVQIIDYHKG, from the coding sequence ATGATTAAATCATTCGCAGATAAAAATACTGAGCTTGTATTCAATAGGAATTTTATGAAAGGATTTCCTATTAGTCTAAATCGGTCAGCTTATAAAAAGTTACTTTTAATTGATGCCGCCGAGAGGTTAAGTGATTTAAAAATTCCACCTGGAAACAGGTTGGAAAAACTATCAGGAGAATTAGCCGCGAAATATAGTATTCGAATAAATGAACAGTGGCGGATTGTTTTTCAATGGAAAGAAAACAGCGCACATCAAGTTCAGATTATTGATTATCATAAAGGATAA